A single Danio aesculapii chromosome 19, fDanAes4.1, whole genome shotgun sequence DNA region contains:
- the si:ch73-347e22.4 gene encoding uncharacterized protein si:ch73-347e22.4 — protein MDGESPLWNEHKSHNSSVPYDAAGEHQESHDLLGDDSASGEPLSSYMSGAIKALLPDYHENSPSITTTSVEYPYSLDNHCLKPGTRMDDNIAGEKTDSVKHLLPLRCDQYVPQEKDQEIDQGNCNWTSVLQDTLEMSNGVEMEQTLSMGVCVPMIDLNPIYKGPDTEAKFAINDHNQIAEARLIKGQGGKGELDSFFPVVSDGSSPKKGVLEMGNNEKPVSLDAVLSVEKEELEMTGIREYESGLLPGFNNSLYSPFSSSGGFLKSKTIPLVTHSFEPTLHGATEECEKPCKDVSPIKNEDTNNSFNHSKVNNESVHRPASVYGLHHLDLQKVTDGKTSVESHDHSSEHDVQDEKADIINLEVSKSTVIKQTATCLPKAQYLESKLETFHDHVPVIASVSSQNAAMAKCENLEHGTSESTPSEPERVEKVSIKTNNAEPDLKVETKIAIGIYNSSSGTETIQDQPFVSDKNHTDIKCKDSGVEQWEKRQLNELCLQENNSKNTTLILTSTPEKDRDECEIHVQEKQTQESPSAILLPFEKNEQNSEKSEKNSYNVTSESSIPPPIESIKAAPSSPTSWTDCSSQNNMQKTLQMHKKRKRKRTELEQLFEPMHSKKEDCPVYESDILDTPVKPGTTGCERANPNNSLSDQESSALKEGDNTNDANSPSSKRKSCHSQLEVSQLELVTDPAETSQKQGHSCSEATQEKMQSNARVNRKAGSKRKLKKRRKLHLKVKSSDKPEEDYTSHSKVSKNTLVKEGSNPTVTQEAISSLESSAFSEHGTDLVDFEIHQKVTPTIKVSKDKKDKHEASPLNTQSSLDSTIRIDPVLILETESSDIQNNLMTLRQRKRVDIKPTIIPNVCPQEDTVLPTNSKENLLTSDMKTVTGKRSVKKGTKKDDNETTPLDIEPFTATPKQTDPVSTAETEAESSAVLRTQRKSPKKKMPHTNHEAIHLPAADQTPQLSVLNKSTEPDSSIAQPNKRRFRTRKTFDTVNDNCKPTKHISTADSGPAEESEYSGVSQQTPNKQTPKDIQTIQEIPPFDSMAATEIDDSDDLDQKKTKGIAKREDMKATKHKPHVIRNLRKPDTMQKEYSESINITNSRSEDMTSKCIQKRTLLRNVSYKDHTEHPPVSLGKDLTRSSCIKTDIEHDTAESHEENPVFITNEPSPQSSPMKAKKTRGKHLFNKEEIEQSIVLEPAKREEKHSDVPSAIIEVDSENIKKTVVSQQPVKDGTVVDQNDTVEEETRITVLHAAKTPKTKSQKVGQKKKMLVVLLTHVKEEEMSDDDRIADITESHTRPGETLFSSMQTTDVKDQDNVEQKQGNPLSDKITMFSDNNECNARLGETLTSPMDMTDCEDQSNVEQKPRKRGRPSLNKSTEFSDITECQARLGETLYNPMQTTDCEDHNVEQKPRKRGRPPKKNNKNMIFVAHLEDNISSSVEISEFSSSQDSTEKSVNAAESSVIQKDVEFLKMGKVVEVKNRVRVNKQLGIDTSDSAQSTTDPLSQNSPSPTRKKGKNFEKPIRNLRVSSRLSEALFKESQKANKPSFPQNAIEVFKGEGKTSLSMPGVAENLKLCEKTTVQEGVLADIKIENKVKRRKRGQKRDRIKAPSLDQRLNSKSTEIVKKPLTCKYCGISFRHITAYTVHRRIHTGDKPYKCKICGKTFAQLSKLKSHHNVHTQDTSFPCPCCNRRFMQKKELLCHFKVHLKESKTNSEPQKDLSSKRNALSNVSSETANNYRCLICKKNFVNQDKLEIHMQTHEMEKPLSCKDCGKNFWNPSSLTAHEKTHWPVKPYACSICGKGFNQLKALKKHSQNHAGETPFSCFHCGHAFSDLSALRMHQASKTCIARKNVEANSNIEGFIVSQGVDGQVNTPVFFKCQICKQLFRKWCQYTLHLQTHTSSPPYICFSCGQCYETDSEMNVHCKVCCQSSGEEKICGTSLSEITQGVSLSSKSLPSTGTRQNSQMPTSSERLAEPVQTNNKVLTKLPEAITIQLPIKLPSNQLPTPSEVISASRSSSPSLWNYKCSSCGQRFKQYKSLSVHLQTHAAGFRYTCTHCGQFFESWSKLWLHQRRHRLKNRSFSCNQCNLQFRFFGSFKEHMIDHAGHSPYVCTVCPKTFTEEASLHAHQCESHNLRTSLKCDVCSKTFSNLSNLIKHSLLHNGSTSHICLSCNLPFTNSRVLKEHLRTHTNPGPALPDLPLKPLSFPHKCKKCKASFSTGDLLYAHQICHSRDAKTLGRPAVVPTSKSPTTPSTRKNHVSNLNLDSIPDDDTLYLYTHPDKLYVPPSRKVQPPVINLDPDKNVEALDAQNTEPPNNEITSQSDSTPLPQATPDQEETTSLNSCPELPNNEITSQSDSTHLPQATPDQEATNASLNESVKEIADDQDNTGRKYQTRSTFVKRNVDMELRTLAQQGSEESFECADCTEKLTSVLSLYEHYILHALGDTYVH, from the exons ATGGATGGCGAGTCACCACTATGGAATGAACACAAAAGCCATAACAGTAGCGTTCCCTATGATGCAGCAGGGGAACATCAGGAG agTCATGATTTATTAGGAGACGACTCTGCTTCTGGAGAACCCCTGTCATCTTATATGAGTGGTGCAATTAAGGCTTTATTACCAGATTACCATGAAAATTCCCcatcaataacaacaacatctgTTGAATATCCATATTCTCTCGATAACCATTGTCTGAAACCTGGAACTAGGATGGATGATAATATAGCAGGGGAGAAAACAGACAGTGTCAAACATTTGCTTCCTCTAAGATGTGACCAATATGTGCCACAAGAAAAG gATCAAGAAATAGACCAAGGAAACTGTAATTGGACATCGGTGCTCCAAGACACTCTAGAGATGAGTAATGGAGTGGAAATGGAACAGACTTTATCAATGGGTGTATGTGTCCCCATGATAGACTTGAATCCTATATATAAAGGACCTGATACTGAGGCAAAATTTGCAATTAATGACCACAACCAGATAGCAGAAGCCAGATTAATCAAGGGGCAAGGAGGAAAAGGAGAACTTGATTCTTTTTTTCCAGTGGTATCTGATGGCAGTAGTCCAAAGAAAGGAGTTTTGGAAATG gGGAATAATGAGAAGCCAGTCTCTTTGGATGCTGTATTATCTGTGGAAAAAGAAGAACTTGAAATGACTGGAATCAGAGAATATGAGTCAGGCTTATTACCAGGATTTAACAACAGTTTGTACTCTCCTTTTTCTTCATCGGGtggttttttaaaaagcaaaacaattccTTTGGTCACACACTCTTTTGAACCCACCCTCCATGGAGCAACAGAAGAATGTGAGAAGCCTTGCAAAGATGTCAGTCCTATAAAAAATGAAGACACAAACAATTCCTTCAACCATTCAAAAGTAAACAATGAATCTGTTCACAGACCTGCTTCTGTATATGGGCTACATCATCTTGATCTTCAGAAGGTCACAGATGGAAAAACTTCAGTTGAATCACATGATCATTCCTCAGAGCATGATGTGCAAGATGAGAAGGCAGACATTATCAATCTAGAGGTCTCTAAGAGTACAGTAATAAAACAAACTGCAACATGTCTGCCCAAAGCGCAATACCTTGAAAGTAAACTTGAAACATTTCATGATCATGTACCTGTTATAGCCTCAGTGAGCAGCCAAAATGCAGCTATGGCCAAATGTGAAAACTTGGAACACGGGACCTCTGAAAGTACTCCCTCTGAGCCTGAAAGAGTTGAAAAGGtatcaattaaaacaaataatgctGAACCAGACCTAAAGGTGGAAACAAAAATTGCCATTGGAATTTATAACTCTTCTTCAGGAACTGAGACGATTCAAGATCAACCTTTTGTATCTGACAAAAATCACACAGATATTAAATGTAAGGATTCTGGGGTGGAGCAATGGGAAAAGAGACAACTAAATGAGCTTTGTCTTCAAGAGAACAATTCAAAGAACACTACACTGATACTGACCTCAACTCCAGAAAAAGATAGAGATGAATGTGAAATTCATGTACAGGAGAAACAAACCCAAGAAAGCCCAAGTGCAATTCTTCTGCCTTTTGAAAAAAATGAGCAAAACTCTGAAAAAAGTGAAAAGAATTCTTACAATGTCACTTCAGAAAGCAGTATTCCTCCACCAATTGAGAGTATTAAGGCAGCTCCATCTTCTCCCACATCCTGGACAGACTGCTCCTCTCAGAATAACATgcagaaaacattgcaaatgcATAAGAAACGAAAAAGAAAAAGAACTGAGcttgaacaattatttgaaccAATGCACAGTAAAAAAGAGGACTGTCCTGTGTATGAATCTGATATATTAGACACCCCTGTAAAACCAGGCACAACTGGATGCGAAAGAGCTAATCCAAACAATTCATTGTCTGATCAAGAGAGTTCTGCATTAAAAGAGGGGGACAATACAAATGATGCAAACTCTCCTTCATCTAAAAGAAAATCTTGTCATTCACAACTGGAAGTGTCACAACTTGAGCTAGTGACAGATCCAGCAGAGACCTCACAAAAACAAGGTCATAGCTGCTCTGAAGCCACTCAGGAAAAAATGCAATCAAATGCTAGGGTCAACAGGAAAGCTGGTTCTAAAAGGAAACTGAAGAAAAGAAGGAAGTtgcatttaaaagtaaaaagctCTGATAAACCAGAAGAGGACTATACATCACATTCTAAGGTCAGCAAAAACACCTTGGTGAAAGAAGGTAGTAATCCAACTGTAACCCAAGAGGCCATCTCTAGTTTAGAGTCCAGTGCATTTTCAGAACATGGCACAGATTTAGTGGACTTTGAAATACATCAGAAGGTTACCCCTACTATCAAGGTCTCTAAAGACAAAAAGGATAAGCATGAAGCTAGTCCACTGAATACACAGTCTTCACTAGACTCCACAATTAGAATAGATCCTGTTTTAATCTTAGAGACTGAATCTTCAGACATTCAGAACAACCTAATGACATTAAGGCAAAGGAAAAGAGTAGATATCAAGCCAACAATAATACCCAATGTCTGCCCACAAGAGGATACTGTCTTACCAACAAATTCTAAAGAAAACCTACTCACTTCCGATATGAAGACTGTCACAGGAAAAAGATCTGTCAAGAAAGGTACTAAAAAAGATGACAATGAAACTACTCCTTTGGACATAGAGCCTTTTACAGCCACTCCAAAACAAACAGATCCTGTTTCAACTGCAGAAACTGAAGCAGAGTCTTCTGCTGTCCTTAGGACACAGAGGAAGtcaccaaaaaagaaaatgcCACATACTAATCATGAAGCCATACATTTACCTGCAGCAGACCAAACCCCTCAACTAAGTGTTTTGAATAAATCGACAGAACCTGATTCCAGCATTGCGCAACCAAATAAAAGAAGGTTCAGAACAAGAAAAACATTTGACACAGTCAATGACAACTGTAAACCTACTAAACACATTTCTACAGCTGATTCTGGACCTGCTGAAGAATCTGAATATTCAGGTGTCAGCCAACAGACACCAAATAAACAGACACCTAAAGATATCCAAACAATACAAGAAATCCCTCCATTTGATTCCATGGCAGCCACAGAGATTGATGATTCTGATGATCTTGACCAAAAGAAGACAAAAGGGATAGCAAAAAGAGAGGATATGAAGGCCACTAAACACAAACCTCATGTAATCAGAAATCTTCGAAAACCAGATACAATGCAGAAAGAATATTCAGAGTCAATTAATATTACAAACTCAAGGTCAGAAGACATGACAAGCAAATGTATTCAAAAGAGAACATTACTCAGAAATGTTTCATATAAGGACCATACTGAACATCCACCGGTGTCTTTGGGTAAAGATCTAACACGAAGCTCCTGCATAAAAACAGACATTGAACATGACACGGCTGAAAGTCATGAGGAAAATCCGGTTTTCATCACCAATGAACCAAGTCCTCAGAGCTCACCGATGAAGGCAAAGAAAACCAGAGGAAAACATTTGTTCAATAAAGAAGAAATTGAACAAAGTATTGTCTTAGAGCCAGccaaaagagaagaaaaacatTCAGATGTGCCATCTGCCATAATAGAGGTAGActctgaaaatataaaaaagactGTTGTATCACAGCAACCTGTAAAAGATGGCACTGTGGTTGATCAAAATGATACAGTTGAGGAAGAGACTAGAATTACAGTCCTCCATGCTGCAAAAACTCCTAAGACAAAGAGTCAAAAAGTTGGTCAGAAGAAAAAGATGTTGGTAGTCCTGTTAACTCACGTTAAAGAGGAGGAAATGTCTGATGATGACAGAATAGCAGACATCACTGAGAGTCATACAAGACCTGGAGAAACTCTTTTTAGTTCTATGCAAACTACTGATGTTAAAGACCAAGACAATGTTGAACAAAAACAAGGAAACCCCCTCTCAGATAAAATCACAATGTTTTCAGATAATAATGAGTGTAATGCAAGACTCGGAGAGACTCTTACTAGTCCCATGGATATGACTGATTGTGAAGACCAAAGCAATGTTGAACAAAAGCCACGAAAACGAGGAAGACCTTCTTTAAATAAGAGTACAGAGTTTTCAGACATCACTGAGTGTCAAGCTAGACTTGGAGAGACTCTTTATAATCCCATGCAAACTACTGATTGTGAAGACCACAACGTTGAACAAAAGCCACGAAAACGAGGAAGGCCtcccaaaaaaaacaataaaaacatgatatttgTAGCACATTTAGAAGATAACATTTCTTCGTCTGTAGAGATTTCAGAATTTTCTTCAAGTCAAGACAGCACAGAAAAATCTGTCAATGCAGCAGAAAGTTCAGTGATTCAGAAAGATGTTGAATTTCTTAAAATGGGAAAGGTTGTGGAGGTGAAAAACCGTGTTAGGGTTAACAAACAATTGGGAATTGACACGTCAGATTCCGCTCAGAGTACTACTGATCCTTTGTCACAAAACAGCCCTTCTCCTACGCGTAAAAAAGGGAAGAACTTTGAAAAGCCAATAAGAAACTTGAGAGTATCCAGCAGGTTATCCGAAGCATTATTCAAAGAGtcacaaaaagcaaacaaacctTCCTTTCCTCAAAATGCCATAGAAGTTTTCAAAGGGGAAGGGAAAACATCATTGTCTATGCCTGGAGTAGCAGAGAATCTGAAACTCTGTGAGAAAACTACTGTACAAGAAGGTGTGCTGGCAGATATAAAGATTGAAAATAAAGTGAAAAGAAGAAAACGTGGTCAGAAGAGAGACAGAATTAAAGCGCCATCTCTTGATCAAAGATTAAATTCCAAGTCAACAGAAATTGTGAAGAAACCTCTCACATGCAAATACTGTGGCATTTCTTTTCGACATATTACAGCATACACCGTTCATCGGCGCATTCATACAGGTGACAAACCTTACAAATGCAAGATCTGCGGAAAAACCTTTGCTCAACTGTCAAAACTAAAGTCACACCATAATGTACATACTCAAGATACCTCTTTTCCTTGTCCTTGCTGTAATCGTAGGTTCATGCAGAAAAAAGAGTTGCTATGCCATTTTAAAGTCCACCTTAAGGAATCAAAAACAAACAGTGAACCACAGAAGGACCTCAGTAGCAAGAGAAATGCTTTATCAAATGTGTCTTCAGAGACCGCAAACAATTACAGGTGCCTTATTTGCAAGAAGAACTTTGTAAACCAGGACAAGTTGGAGATTCACATGCAGACGCATGAAATGGAAAAGCCCTTGTCTTGTAAAGACTGTGGAAAGAACTTCTGGAATCCATCAAGCCTCACAGCTCATGAAAAAACACATTGGCCTGTGAAACCATACGCTTGCTCGATTTGTGGGAAAGGCTTTAATCAACTTAAAGCCCTGAAAAAGCATTCTCAAAACCATGCCGGTGAGACCCCTTTCTCTTGCTTTCACTGTGGTCATGCATTCAGTGACCTGTCTGCACTTAGAATGCACCAAGCATCCAAAACCTGCATTGCAAGGAAGAATGTCGAGGCAAACAGTAACATCGAGGGTTTCATTGTAAGTCAAGGAGTTGATGGTCAAGTGAACACACCAGTGTTCTTCAAGTGCCAAATATGCAAACAGCTTTTCAGGAAATGGTGCCAATACACTCTTCATCTTCAAACACACACCAGCTCCCCCCCATACATTTGCTTTTCTTGTGGACAGTGTTATGAGACAGATTCAGAGATGAATGTTCATTGTAAGGTTTGTTGCCAGTCAAGTGGAGAGGAGAAGATTTGTGGTACATCACTCTCAGAAATCACGCAAGGAGTTTCACTGTCATCTAAAAGTTTACCAAGTACAGGAACCCGGCAGAATTCTCAAATGCCGACTAGCTCAGAACGGCTTGCGGAACCTGTACAAACAAATAACAAAGTTCTTACAAAACTTCCTGAAGCTATTACTATCCAGTTACCCATCAAACTCCCAAGCAACCAATTACCAACTCCTAGTGAAGTTATCTCTGCTTCCAGAAGTAGCTCTCCAAGTCTTTGGAATTATAAATGTTCAAGTTGTGGACAGCGATTCAAGCAATACAAGTCTTTGAGTGTTCATCTACAAACTCATGCTGCTGGTTTCAGATATACTTGCACACATTGTGGACAGTTCTTTGAAAGCTGGAGTAAACTATGGTTACATCAGCGACGTCATCGTCTGAAAAACCGCAGTTTCTCCTGTAATCAGTGCAATCTGCAGTTCCGCTTCTTCGGTTCATTTAAAGAGCATATGATTGATCATGCAGGGCATAGCCCGTATGTTTGTACAGTCTGTCCTAAAACCTTCACTGAGGAGGCAAGCTTACATGCTCACCAATGTGAGTCTCATAACCTTCGTACAAGTCTCAAATGCGATGTCTGTTCTAAGACTTTCAGTAATTTAAGTAACTTAATCAAGCACAGTCTCCTGCACAATGGTTCTACCTCTCACATTTGTCTTTCTTGCAATCTCCCATTCACAAATTCAAGAGTCCTAAAGGAACATTTGAGGACACACACAAACCCCGGACCAGCCCTTCCTGATCTTCCATTGAAGCCACTCAGTTTTCCTCACAAATGTAAGAAGTGCAAAGCTAGTTTCTCAACAGGAGATTTGCTTTATGCTCATCAGATTTGCCATTCCAGAGACGCAAAGACACTAGGCCGTCCAGCAGTAGTACCCACCTCAAAATCACCTACTACACCCTCCACTCGAAAGAATCATGTATCAAACCTCAATCTTGACAGCATCCCTGATGATGACACCCTGTATCTTTATACCCACCCAGACAAGCTCTATGTGCCCCCTAGTCGCAAAGTACAGCCTCCGGTCATTAATTTGGACCCTGATAAAAACGTAGAGGCATTGGACGCTCAGAATACTGAACCTCCAAACAATGAAATCACTTCTCAGTCTGACAGTACACCTCTCCCTCAGGCCACACCAGATCAGGAGGAAACAACCAGCCTGAATTCCTGTCCTGAACTTCCAAACAATGAAATCACTTCTCAGTCTGATAGCACACATCTACCTCAGGCCACACCAGACCAGGAAGCGACCAATGCAAGTTTAAATGAAAGCGTAAAAGAGATAGCAGATGATCAAGATAATACTGGCCGCAAGTATCAGACAAGATCTACATTTGTGAAAAGAAATGTTGATATGGAGTTACGAACACTTGCTCAGCAAGGGTCAGAGGAGAGTTTTGAATGTGCGGACTGTACTGAAAAACTAACCAGCGTCTTAAGCCTTTATGAACATTACATACTTCATGCATTGGGCGATACATATGTACACTGA